A genomic window from Canis aureus isolate CA01 chromosome 2, VMU_Caureus_v.1.0, whole genome shotgun sequence includes:
- the ZNF774 gene encoding zinc finger protein 774, translated as MMWLGTSGKSGLPGHRLENSLQGYHPTQLEEWALRGISRPSIVSQLEQKEDPWVLPLQNFEARKILRETHTDFENQVTKLNQDVSEIAEQCGTSSERANEDISDTPGWGGNWERDLEIEGQHGTLSWKEKKPLPQEKDLNKLLDGYVEKKPVCAECGKSFNQSSYLIRHLRTHTGERPYKCIECGKGFKQSSDLVTHRRTHTGEKPYQCSGCEKKFSDSSTLIKHQRTHTGERPYECPECGKTFGRKPHLIMHQRTHTGEKPYTCLECHKSFSRSSNFITHQRTHTGVKPYRCSDCGESFSQSSDLVKHQRTHTGERPFKCPECGKGFRDSSHFVAHMSTHSGERPFSCPYCHKSFSQSSHLVTHQRTHTGERPFKCDNCGKGFADSSALIKHQRIHTGERPYKCGECGKSFNQSSHFITHQRIHLGDRPYRCPECGKTFNQRSHFLTHQRTHTGEKPFHCSRCDKSFRQKAHLLCHQNTHLI; from the exons ATGATGTGGCTGGGGACTTCAGGGAAGAGTGGGTTACCTGGACACCGCTTAGAGAATTCTCTTCAAGGATACCACCCAACACAGTTAGAAGAATGGGCTCTCAGAGG GATTTCCAGGCCAAGTATAGTCTCCCAGCTGGAGCAGAAAGAAGACCCATGGGTGCTACCACTCCAAAATTTTGAGGCAAGGAAGATCCTAAGAGAAACGCACACAG aCTTTGAGAATCAGGTGACAAAACTCAATCAGGACGTTTCAGAAATAGCAGAACAATGTGGAACATCGTCTGAAAGGGCCAATGAAGATATTTCTGACACTCCTGGATGGGGAGGGAACTGGGAGAGGGATCTTGAAATAGAAGGGCAACATGGAACCCTCTCCTGGAAGGAGAAGAAGCCCCTTCCACAGGAGAAGGATTTAAACAAGCTACTGGATGGATATGTAGAAAAGAAGCCTGTGTGTGCAGAATGTGGAAAAAGCTTTAACCAGAGCTCCTATCTCATAAGACACCTAAGAACCCATACTGGTGAGAGGCCTTATAAATGCATTGAGTGTGGGAAAGGCTTCAAACAGAGTTCAGACCTTGTTACCCATCGCAgaacacacacaggagagaaaccctacCAGTGCAGCGGGTGTGAGAAAAAATTCAGCGATAGCTCTACACTCATCAAACATCAGAGAACCCACACAGGTGAGAGACCCTATGAGTGCCCAGAATGTGGGAAGACTTTTGGGCGGAAGCCACACCTCATAATGCACCAAAGAACccacacaggagagaagcccTACACGTGTCTTGAATGCCATAAAAGCTTTAGTCGAAGCTCAAATTTTATCACCCATCAGAGGACCCACACAGGAGTGAAGCCTTACAGGTGTAGTGACTGTGGGGAGAGTTTTAGCCAGAGTTCAGACTTGGTTAAGCACCAACGAACCCACACAGGAGAAAGGCCCTTTAAGTGCCCAGAGTGTGGGAAGGGCTTTAGAGATAGTTCTCACTTTGTGGCACACATGAGTACTCACTCAGGAGAAAGGCCTTTCAGCTGTCCTTACTGCCACAAAAGTTTCAGTCAGAGCTCACATCTGGTCACACACCAGAGGACACACACAGGTGAGAGGCCATTTAAGTGTGACAACTGTGGGAAGGGATTTGCCGACAGCTCTGCCCTCATAAAACACCAACGGATCCACACAGGGGAAAGGCCCTACAAATGTGGTGAATGTGGAAAGAGCTTCAACCAGAGCTCCCACTTCATCACCCATCAACGAATCCACTTAGGAGACAGGCCCTATCGCTGTCCCGAATGTGGCAAAACCTTCAATCAGCGTTCGCATTTTCTCACACACCAGAGAACGCATACAGGAGAAAAACCTTTCCACTGTAGTAGATGTGACAAGAGCTTCCGTCAGAAAGCACATCTCTTATGCCATCAAAATACCCATTTGATCTAG